A window of the Labeo rohita strain BAU-BD-2019 chromosome 1, IGBB_LRoh.1.0, whole genome shotgun sequence genome harbors these coding sequences:
- the cpz gene encoding carboxypeptidase Z isoform X1 gives MINFVRRSDCHIIQFMDSKMFTVVILLSALTTCLSLPRRCTPEEAAIGRCRTPAEDSLQCTEMVLGYCQDVPYSHTTFPNIVGHRSRQDLEMGAEYLLLSVIHGLLNGECTPDIRLLGCSVLAPRCQDNKIMKPCRSSCEMVKKSCIHAFEAIQMAWPYFLDCDRFFVGNEEGCYDPLSELRDKQEVAFANISDGGHFTVIQFTYHTNSQMRSILKKTAAKCQHISKTYSIGRSLEGKDLLAIEFSSNPGQHDLLEPEIKLIGNMHGNEVLGRQLLIYLTQYLCSEYLLGNERIQTLINTTRIHILPSMNPDGYDIAAAEVADRNDPENIYQEGHEYNGWTSGRGNAQNLDLNRNFPDLTSIFYNRRRFRHFRSDHIPIPDSYWLNKVIAPETYAVMKWIRSYPFVISASLHGGELVISYPFDFSRHPHDERMYSPTPDEQIFRQLARTYADAHATMSNNDTERCGASFANKGGITNGAQWYSFAGGMSDFNYLHSNCYEITVELGCDKFPSEVELYPEWLRNKEALLSFMEFVHRGIKGIVKDEHGNGIKGATISVRGIRHDITTAEDGDYWRLLNPGVHIVTAAASGYSKATKRINLPRNIQVGRVDFVLKKVPREPSLDYFNIPELDNYERFDPFNQFEQHSQRELGENGEERTEKPWWWAYFSQLGISAPTWLLRNY, from the exons ATGATCAACTTTGTACGTCGTAGCGACTGCCACATCATTCAGTTTATGGACAGCAAAATGTTCACGGTTGTAATACTTTTAAGCGCACTGACGACATGCTTGAGCCTCCCAAGAAGATGCACGCCGGAAGAAGCAGCAATAG gaagATGCAGAACACCTGCAGAAGATAGTc TGCAGTGTACAGAGATGGTGCTTGGTTACTGTCAAGATGTGCCCTACAGCCACACCACATTCCCCAACATTGTGGGCCATCGTTCACGGCAGGACTTAGAGATGGGTGCAGAGTACCTGCTCTTGAGTGTGATCCACGGGCTGCTGAATGGAGAGTGCACTCCAGACATCCGTCTATTGGGCTGCTCAGTATTGGCTCCCCGCTGTCAGGATAACAAAATAATGAAGCCGTGCCGCAGCTCGTGTGAAATGGTGAAAAAGAGCTGTATTCATGCTTTCGAGGCCATCCAAATGGCATGGCCTTACTTTTTGGACTGTGACCGATTCTTTGTTGGGAATGAGGAAGGCTGTTATGACCCACTGTCAGAGTTAAGAG ATAAGCAGGAAGTGGCCTTTGCCAACATATCTGATGGTGGTCATTTCACTGTCATTCAGTTCACTTACCACACCAACTCTCAGATGCGCAGCATCCTGAAGAAGACAGCAGCAAAATGCCAACATATCTCAAAAACATATAGCATTGGACGTAGTTTGGAAGGAAAAGACTTACTCGCTATTGAATTCTCCAGTAACCCTGGACAACATGACCTAT TGGAGCCAGAGATCAAATTAATTGGGAACATGCATGGAAATGAGGTTCTCGGCCGGCAGCTACTGATTTATCTCACTCAGTATCTGTGTTCTGAGTATCTTCTGGGCAATGAGCGAATTCAGACCCTCATCAACACCACACGCATCCATATCCTACCCTCCATGAATCCTGACGGCTATGACATTGCCGCTGCTGAGGTAGCCGATAGGAACGACCCCGAAAACATCTACCAGGAA GGTCATGAGTACAATGGATGGACCAGCGGTCGGGGCAACGCACAGAATCTCGATCTGAACCGCAACTTCCCTGACCTCACCTCCATCTTTTACAATCGCCGTCGCTTCAGACATTTCCGTAGTGACCACATCCCAATCCCTGACTCCTACTGGTTAAATAAG GTGATTGCACCAGAGACCTATGCTGTAATGAAGTGGATAAGATCCTATCCTTTCGTTATATCTGCTAGTCTTCATGGAGGAGAACTGGTCATCTCATACCCTTTTGACTTCTCTAGACACCCTCATGATGAAAGGATGTACTCACCCACACCAGATGAacag ATTTTTAGACAGTTGGCTCGGACATATGCAGATGCCCATGCCACTATGTCCAACAATGACACAGAGAGATGTGGAGCCTCATTTGCCAATAAAGGAGGGATAACCAATGGAGCCCAGTGGTATAGCTTTGCTGGAG GGATGTCCGACTTTAACTACCTGCACAGTAACTGTTATGAAATCACTGTGGAGTTGGGCTGTGATAAATTCCCCTCCGAGGTGGAGCTCTACCCTGAATGGCTCAGGAATAAGGAGGCGTTGCTCAGCTTTATGGAGTTT GTCCACAGAGGTATAAAGGGCATTGTGAAGGATGAACATGGAAATGGTATTAAAGGAGCCACAATATCTGTTAGAGGGATACGACATGACATCACTACag CTGAGGATGGTGATTACTGGAGACTGTTGAATCCAGGTGTCCATATTGTGACTGCAGCTGCCTCTGGCTACTCTAAGGCAACCAAGCGCATTAACCTGCCAAGAAACATACAGGTGGGCCGGGTGGACTTTGTGCTGAAGAAGGTCCCACGAGAACCCTCTCTTGACTACTTTAACATCCCTGAGCTGGACAACTATGAGCGATTTGACCCATTTAATCAGTTTGAGCAGCACAGCCAGAGGGAGCTGGGGGAGAATGGCGAGGAGAGGACTGAGAAGCCCTGGTGGTGGGCTTATTTCAGCCAGTTAGGCATATCTGCACCTACCTGGCTCCTGCGGAACTACTAG
- the cpz gene encoding carboxypeptidase Z isoform X2: MINFVRRSDCHIIQFMDSKMFTVVILLSALTTCLSLPRRCTPEEAAIGRCRTPAEDSLQCTEMVLGYCQDVPYSHTTFPNIVGHRSRQDLEMGAEYLLLSVIHGLLNGECTPDIRLLGCSVLAPRCQDNKIMKPCRSSCEMVKKSCIHAFEAIQMAWPYFLDCDRFFVGNEEGCYDPLSELRDKQEVAFANISDGGHFTVIQFTYHTNSQMRSILKKTAAKCQHISKTYSIGRSLEGKDLLAIEFSSNPGQHDLLEPEIKLIGNMHGNEVLGRQLLIYLTQYLCSEYLLGNERIQTLINTTRIHILPSMNPDGYDIAAAEGHEYNGWTSGRGNAQNLDLNRNFPDLTSIFYNRRRFRHFRSDHIPIPDSYWLNKVIAPETYAVMKWIRSYPFVISASLHGGELVISYPFDFSRHPHDERMYSPTPDEQIFRQLARTYADAHATMSNNDTERCGASFANKGGITNGAQWYSFAGGMSDFNYLHSNCYEITVELGCDKFPSEVELYPEWLRNKEALLSFMEFVHRGIKGIVKDEHGNGIKGATISVRGIRHDITTAEDGDYWRLLNPGVHIVTAAASGYSKATKRINLPRNIQVGRVDFVLKKVPREPSLDYFNIPELDNYERFDPFNQFEQHSQRELGENGEERTEKPWWWAYFSQLGISAPTWLLRNY; encoded by the exons ATGATCAACTTTGTACGTCGTAGCGACTGCCACATCATTCAGTTTATGGACAGCAAAATGTTCACGGTTGTAATACTTTTAAGCGCACTGACGACATGCTTGAGCCTCCCAAGAAGATGCACGCCGGAAGAAGCAGCAATAG gaagATGCAGAACACCTGCAGAAGATAGTc TGCAGTGTACAGAGATGGTGCTTGGTTACTGTCAAGATGTGCCCTACAGCCACACCACATTCCCCAACATTGTGGGCCATCGTTCACGGCAGGACTTAGAGATGGGTGCAGAGTACCTGCTCTTGAGTGTGATCCACGGGCTGCTGAATGGAGAGTGCACTCCAGACATCCGTCTATTGGGCTGCTCAGTATTGGCTCCCCGCTGTCAGGATAACAAAATAATGAAGCCGTGCCGCAGCTCGTGTGAAATGGTGAAAAAGAGCTGTATTCATGCTTTCGAGGCCATCCAAATGGCATGGCCTTACTTTTTGGACTGTGACCGATTCTTTGTTGGGAATGAGGAAGGCTGTTATGACCCACTGTCAGAGTTAAGAG ATAAGCAGGAAGTGGCCTTTGCCAACATATCTGATGGTGGTCATTTCACTGTCATTCAGTTCACTTACCACACCAACTCTCAGATGCGCAGCATCCTGAAGAAGACAGCAGCAAAATGCCAACATATCTCAAAAACATATAGCATTGGACGTAGTTTGGAAGGAAAAGACTTACTCGCTATTGAATTCTCCAGTAACCCTGGACAACATGACCTAT TGGAGCCAGAGATCAAATTAATTGGGAACATGCATGGAAATGAGGTTCTCGGCCGGCAGCTACTGATTTATCTCACTCAGTATCTGTGTTCTGAGTATCTTCTGGGCAATGAGCGAATTCAGACCCTCATCAACACCACACGCATCCATATCCTACCCTCCATGAATCCTGACGGCTATGACATTGCCGCTGCTGAG GGTCATGAGTACAATGGATGGACCAGCGGTCGGGGCAACGCACAGAATCTCGATCTGAACCGCAACTTCCCTGACCTCACCTCCATCTTTTACAATCGCCGTCGCTTCAGACATTTCCGTAGTGACCACATCCCAATCCCTGACTCCTACTGGTTAAATAAG GTGATTGCACCAGAGACCTATGCTGTAATGAAGTGGATAAGATCCTATCCTTTCGTTATATCTGCTAGTCTTCATGGAGGAGAACTGGTCATCTCATACCCTTTTGACTTCTCTAGACACCCTCATGATGAAAGGATGTACTCACCCACACCAGATGAacag ATTTTTAGACAGTTGGCTCGGACATATGCAGATGCCCATGCCACTATGTCCAACAATGACACAGAGAGATGTGGAGCCTCATTTGCCAATAAAGGAGGGATAACCAATGGAGCCCAGTGGTATAGCTTTGCTGGAG GGATGTCCGACTTTAACTACCTGCACAGTAACTGTTATGAAATCACTGTGGAGTTGGGCTGTGATAAATTCCCCTCCGAGGTGGAGCTCTACCCTGAATGGCTCAGGAATAAGGAGGCGTTGCTCAGCTTTATGGAGTTT GTCCACAGAGGTATAAAGGGCATTGTGAAGGATGAACATGGAAATGGTATTAAAGGAGCCACAATATCTGTTAGAGGGATACGACATGACATCACTACag CTGAGGATGGTGATTACTGGAGACTGTTGAATCCAGGTGTCCATATTGTGACTGCAGCTGCCTCTGGCTACTCTAAGGCAACCAAGCGCATTAACCTGCCAAGAAACATACAGGTGGGCCGGGTGGACTTTGTGCTGAAGAAGGTCCCACGAGAACCCTCTCTTGACTACTTTAACATCCCTGAGCTGGACAACTATGAGCGATTTGACCCATTTAATCAGTTTGAGCAGCACAGCCAGAGGGAGCTGGGGGAGAATGGCGAGGAGAGGACTGAGAAGCCCTGGTGGTGGGCTTATTTCAGCCAGTTAGGCATATCTGCACCTACCTGGCTCCTGCGGAACTACTAG